The Scylla paramamosain isolate STU-SP2022 chromosome 20, ASM3559412v1, whole genome shotgun sequence nucleotide sequence cactactttcaagaggccATACTTGAAGCTTTAAGAACGGTCATAAGGACAATTTGAGGTGATACAAGTAGGAACACTCTGGTTTGAAGTGACACACATGCACATCCTCACCTTTCCCTTGCCAAGGCGGTGGTTGCAGTAGCTGTCCGAGAGGTGCAGGGAGTtgaggtgagctgtcatcctctCCTCACTGATGTGCTGTTTGGCCATGGGCTTGCTACTGTGATAGAAAATGGCATATTAAAGTAagtcatctatttttttttttttttatgtaagagagccactggccaagagcaatttaaagcaaggaaaaaaggcccactgagatactGGTCCCTAAAAGGCCAAGCAGAGTCTCAAAGTTGGAGGATATTTGGTATGGAGTGTTATGCACTGTTCTGATCATGATTTGTATCTTTATTTAATTCTCTACTGactaatgaatgaaaggaacaatgaactgaatgagtgagtgaccaATACAAGCCAAAAGGGAGACAAACAAATCATAGAAGGAGTTGGTACCTTGCTATTGTAACTTAACACTAACTTCAACAAGAAGCATAGATATTGAAATAGTAAAGGACTGTGATGCACACATATTCACTAAATTAAAACACATTAATCATAAATTACCACATGGGACTGAATACTGATATAAAATGACTACTGGAGGTTTAACTAATGCACTCACTCCCAGACATTCACAAGGGTCAGAGGACATGAGGCCCCCAAGAAACTGTAAAATCTATGAACAGCAAATTTCATTCATTACAAATCCTTATATGAttaaataaacaacacaaagTAACAGAAAGCATGACACATGACAGTTGTACAAGACACACCTATTTTACCACTATAAAATGCCACCAGCAGCTGCAAATATTACtggtgaaaaaaaggaacaaaaaacattctctctcttacatctccTCAGGCTCCTCCTCCGGTTTGCGCTTAAATGCATAAGGGATGCCATTAGGGCCTCCAGCCATCCTGAAAGACAGTAATAATAAGTACcatataaaaattattatacacAATGGTGCAAATAACTattagtaatctctctctctctctctctctctctctctctacactgaGATATCCATTAAAGAGGGGCAGTCTAGACAAGGTGTGATGTCCTGTCTTGTGGAGAACAGAATGGAGAGTAGAGGATTCAAAGTTGTTTAGTTTAATCCCTTTTAGTCACCTTTTACAGTGTGGTTTTAGTGGCAGTAATACACCTCaactctaataataataacaatgacaagcTATCTACACTTACAGGATATACTACAATAATATCTTGCATAAGGAAAGCTTGCCACAAGATAACAtgccttctctcttctctcccagcAAGgattatatatgaaaaaaaaaataaataaataaagcaatttCATTAGTAATCTGAAGAGAAGCCTCAGCGATTTCTTGAGACACACTCACACTGAATTTCATTAGTTGCCTGGCAGTGTTCAGCACATTACCTTCTCCAGTACCTTTCATGGGAACATAGCAAACTTTCCGGTCATTTCTCATAGATAATCCAagttttttttactcatttaccACACAGACATGCTGGCTAATGTGAAGCTCCCTCCTTGAAAGCCCAAACAGAAAAGAACTAGGTAAGCCAGTGTGAGACAGGTAAACTTATGAAAACAGCCCCAGCAGACCCAAGCCTCACCTGGAGTGGAAGCCCATGGGTGCCCTGGAGTTGAAATAGGTGACGTTGGGCATTTGAGGAATACCCAAAGTGGAGGCGATGGTATTGGGGCAGACGACGGGAGGCGGTGGGGGCAGGGGGGGCGTGGTGAAGCCGCCAATCCCCCACATACTGGCCAGACTGGGGTGTGACACTGCTGGGGGGGAGGACAGGGCAGAGGTGGCCTGGAAACCCATGTACGGGGTGGCCTCTGGGGGGGATGCAATGGGTGGGGACACTGCGGGGAGGCTTGTATCTGTGGCTGAGGCTGTGGGTGTCGGGGTGTGGGTGGGGAGTCCCGAGCCACTCATCCCCATGCCCCCCATGCTGCCTCCCATGGCCCGCACCTCAGGGAAGTTCATGGCAACTCCACTTCTGCAGGAGAGTGGGAAATATGGCGCTGTTAATTGTTATGACTGTCTGGGTATTATGGGAACAATCTTAGCCTACTGATTTCCAAACACTGTTTCTTTCTGGGTAAAAATGTGGTGCCTTTTTAAATCGATTCCACAAAAAAGCAATTAGCAATGAAATTGAagaactgaattaatctaagCACAACCTAACTTGACTTAACCAAATGTTACTAATGTTTTGATATTATCTGATTCGTTTAGTAATTTTCTAGAATGTGGTGTACAAGACAGCTGAGAGGTGGAGAATGAGAAGTGAGACTATCATCACCTTATTGAGTGTGGTTAACAAGACATGACTGGGCGgtgaaaaatattaaacatcTGCCTTGCGTTCATATTTCTTCCCATCATCACTAGACTACAAACTGTGCCGTCAACACCTGCAGCAGCCTGCCAGTGGGAGGTGAATGCACTAATCATTGGAAACATTTGAGTCCAGACAAGAGAAACATTGAAAAAAGGCATAGAAAATGTAATCATAAAGCACAGATTCACACCACAAGCGGGCAACACACATACTGCAGTGCGGTTGCCAGACTGTAGGCGCGGGACCACTGGCACCTCTGCCTGGGAATCACCATGTATCACTGAAAGGACACGAGCGAGATAGACAAGCGGGGAAAATGTTATCTTGCTTTCCACCACCATTAGACCACAAAGCACAGTGAAAATAACCCTGGCAAGTGGAAATGAGCATGGGGTGTGAAAATGTTCCAGGCGTGTGAAAATGACCCGCCAGCAGCATTGTCTCCTGGCCAGGTGAGGTGGCGGCACCTCACCTGTGGCTTACCTGTGCtgcgaggggcggggcgggggacTGCGGGCATGAGGCTGTCAGGCCCCGGGCAGCGGCACACACACTGTGCTGCAGAAAAATAATATTTGCTCACAAAAACCTCTGGAGTGTTTACTAAACAAAGCTGATCGGCTGCTACGGGACAGGTGAGACTCGCCATGCGCACCTCCTTCGCCAATCCATTTTAACACCAAAAATCGCCCAACTGCTACATCAATTCATATACAAGTACCCTTTAAATAATCATAAAATAATATATGCCACGTATGTACCATGGACAATCACATAGTCAACTATATTATACTAACAATTGTGAAACCTGAAGGTCAGCATTCTGAATCATGTCTCTTAATTATCGTGTCATAAAACTTGCTACATCTTGTTTTATATAACTATAGAACACTATATACCATGTATGTAATACGAGCAAGCATATAATCAACTATGCTAACAAATGTGAGACGTGAGAGTTAGAATTCTGCGTCGTCTCTTATCAATCATGTCACAAAACTTACTACACATCGCCAAGGTGACAGATAAAAGGTGGAAATGTTTCTAAAAAGCTTTCACAATCACCACAGAGGCTAATAATGAGGAATACAGTACATAATGAATGAATTTTTATTCCAATTGACACCAAGCTTTCTAAAAATCAGAACTGCATGGAACAAAATataaacgtctttttttttcttttttttcttgtgcggCATAGTCCGTCTGTGGCAAGGGTGCTGTTGTCTCTgttgtcattttttcctttacatacaTATTCTGTACGCTGCTTTAAGTGAACCGGAGGGGAAAAAACGTAGGAAAAGATGGGAAAAGAACTATTCGTATGAAGCGAGCCGAAGGGAAGTAAGGCTAAAAGTTAATGGGGAATAAAGGTTTCTGTCATGTAATTAGTGATCAGTGAAACATGCACTTGCTGGAGGGATGCTTTATTGTTTGTGTGCAAGACGAGAtgataagtaggaggaggaagaggaggaaaaagattaaataaataccttaatttctctctcGACATCATCGAGGCATTGTTAtctgaaaggaaataaaaaaaaaaaaagttaaagtaaCCTAAACATGTTTcacatattactactactactacttcttcttctactactactactactactactactactactactactactactacaaaataaCAACCCCACCTAACACACTATTCTTCCTGCCTTACCTATTGTCCTCATGTCCCTCTGCATCCTTTTTGTTTACCCCTCGTATCCAGAAGCTGCCTCAAATACCACACCACCTTTGCTGATGCTCCCATAATCCCCGTGGATAGGAGGAGGCGCCACGTCCATCATGCCGCTCCTCACTTTATAATAGTCGTAAAAAGGAGGATGTCTCGACGCAGAAGCGATGTTTATCTCTTGTTTCTCGACACCTGACGGAAGGAATAAGACATAGAGACTGGATTCGTAAATGTTTCAGCATCTTATCTTTTTAATAGGTTCTAGTGGCTGCTGCAAGGTATTCCAGGGGTGCTTTCGTGATGCAAGTGATAGGTTAACAAGGATTCCGCAtcatgagaggggaggaaacacGTATATTGAGATCTAACTAACTCATCTTTGTGGTCttctgaaaatatagttttttttttcagtgttcgcGTTTTAAATTTTTGTGAAGGCTAAGTAAATGTTTGTcgataaaaaggaaagtaaataaactgaagaaaattgCGTTCAGTGATGCAAAAAATGTGGCCGAATTCGCTTTATAAGTGGAttttagaacacacacacacacacacacacacacacacctgcttctcCAGGAGGTGTTGCTGTGACGTGCACCACCAACAGGACCAGGATGACGAGggttttctgagagagagagagagagagagagagagagagagagagagagagagagagagagagagagagagagagagagagagagagagatgcatagcCGAAAGGTGTGAATCATTCTATGTGCTATTCATAGTTGATCACCTTCCTTTAATAAGTCAACCGTCGCCCTTCATTAGTTAATTCACCAAAGATCAGAAGAGGTGGaaggttaaatggaaaaaaggcACACACTTGATCCATGATTTTGTAGCTCGACTGTACGTAcataaaaacgaagaaaagaaagaacaataaaaaacacaacaacaacaggaaaatataaacaagccCTCTAAACAATGACTGGAAAATACGAATAATTACCATGTTTTTCAGTGCGGTGACAGAGAGCAAGGGGAAGTGACAAGGATGCGTACCCTGCGACACCTGGCGGCAGAATGATGCTGGGGGACGGTACAGAGATGTTTTGGtattgaggagaaggaggagggggaagaggaggaggaggagaggagatgaaggaatgcaatataaaagaaacacaaagaataacaaacaacagcagaccTTTTGAACCCTGCTGGACTGTTTAATgatggagaaaaatagaaatctctctctctctctctctctctctctctctctctctctctctctctctctctctctctctctctctctctcaccacgactattttcaaatgccCTGTAGATGATTACTTgagttcttaagagtgtttctcctgttaagacagtagaaatcctgttaatgtgtttatgtgtcacttcaactaaaaccTTTTGAATGTCGTGGAAGtttggcgcagaagtgtttcatatggttcagagagagagagagagagagagagagagagagagagagagagagagagagagagagagaacaagtaaatctcaatgcacacacacagcacgcacAGAATAACGAGGCGTCGCTTGGAGCAATGGCTCAGACGTGCTGTGTTTAAACCATTAGGATCAACGCTAGTATAGTGTACCACGTTCCCTCTCCCAGACGGCATGACGCAATCTAACAATAAGCAAACAAACTGAAATTCCTGTGCACTCGCCAGGTGAGTGGGTCGATATTGATCTTGTTTCTACGTGTGTGAGCTGCGGGAATACCTGTACCAACACCTGCCTGGGTTATTACAGTTAGTtgctatgatatatatatatatatatatatatatatatatatatatatatatatatatatatatatatatatatatatatatatatatatatatatatatatatatatatatatatatatatatatatatatatatatatattttttttttattctttttatttcttttggcatcccttctttgttttttttttcgttagtattccttttagcttttcttttcaCGATCTTTTGCATCCATTTGtggtatttttctatttgttttcttttagtgtCCCATTGCAAATAAACAAACCTTTCCTTGAATGCAACTTCACGATAGAAAACGGAATTTGTAATCGAAaactttattactactactactactactactactactactactactactactactactactactattaccactactactactactgctactactactactactactactactactactactactactactactactactactaccactactaccacaatcaccattaAAAAATCTTCCATGACTTGTAAATATGGTAATTGAAACGTGTGTTTGCTGGGAAGCATTTTATTGTTGAGTCCAAGACGAGTTTggcaaggaagaggataaggaggagcaggaggaggaggaggaggaggaatacaaaggaaagccaaacagcaacagaacttttggtccttgcaaggctgtttggtaaaaTGCaacgctgaggaggaggaggaggaggaagatgttggTGATGCATTCATAATAAGACGAAAAGGaactgtgaaggaagaagataaggaggaggatgggaaggaatacAGATTGCGGCACATCCTGGTCCCTCTCCTTGCATCACGGAGTGAGTTGTTTACTTGCCATAACCTGCAACGAAAAGGGGTATTAAATGAAAACGAAAGCAGAACAAGTCTCACTTTGAAGTTCATGAACGAAGgcagtgaaaacaaacaaacaaacaaacaaacaaacaaacaagcaaacaaattagcaagcaatagtaaaaatacgtcattgtaagagagagagagagagagagagagagagagagagagagagagagagagagagcatctacTCACTGTCTCCTCCACCAAATCCTCCACCGGAGCCTCCACTCTGATGTCCACAACCGCTATAGCCGCAGCCAGTTCCGCCATTCCCGTGTCCAcctccgccgccaccgccaaAGCCGCCACCGgagccgccaccgccgccaccgccgccgccgccaaagCCGCCGCCGGAGCCGCCACCCTGTCCACAGCCGCCATGTCCACAACCACCAGAACCGCCATTGCCGTGTCCGCCGCCGCCAAAGCCGCCGCCGGAGCCGCCGCCTTGTCCACAGCCGCCATGGCCGCAACCAGATCCCCCATTGCCGtgtccgccgccgccgccgccgccaattCCACCGCCACTACCGCCGCCATTGCCATATCCACCACCAaaaccgccgccgccgccgccgccgccgccgccgccaccaccgccgccgccgccgaaaCCTCCGCCAATGCCGCCACCAAAACCACctgtgagagaagaggaagattcatggctgattgactgactgactgactgactgactgactgactgactgactgactgactgaatgccTCACTCACaagcaaacaaagaaaacgataacACAGATAATACAAAGACGTATACAAACTTGCAAAAAatctactattgctactactactactactactactactactactgctgcaggtgctgctactattactattattactgctgggATATTTGAGAAAACCACGAacaaatcaagagagagagagagagagagagagagagagagagagagagagagagagagagagagagagagagaaatgcagctCCTTCAATAAAATACGGATATAAAGGTAGATTAGCTGAAAGAAGGGGTGGGTAAAGCTAAAGAGGGTACAGAGACAGGACCACATCTGTAGCTCAGGGTCTGTATATTTTAAATGGGTGAATGCAACGCacctcccttgcctcctccaAGATGTCCCGCCTCCACATACACCATCAGCAGTGCCGAGGCGAGGACCAGGGCGATAAGCGGCCTCTGCAGGACGATGGACAAATAAATGAGGGTTAGAAAtgtaaaggaaattaaaatggaaagaagaaaggagaaaagacaggAGGCAAAGGGTTAAATCTtacaaaaataacagaagacaggagagaagacaggaaacaaagggttaaatcttacaaaaaaaaaaaaaagaagtaagaacaTATAATCAAGTTGAAATTAAGcataaaataccaaaaaatCTAGATGATGAGGATTTAGTGATGCCATGAAGCTTACaggaaaatagataagtaaatgaaaggTATTGACCGttaaactaatatatatatatatatatatatatatatatatatatatatatatatatatatatatatatatatatatatatatatatatatatatatatatatatatatatatatatatatatatatatatatatatatatataatgtgtttaattaaaaagaatcacgtaaaaaaaataaactaagaaatcccaaataaaaacaaaacaacaacaccaaagaCTACATGAAGAATACTTACCATCTTCAAGGAAATGAAGCTACTGACGAAGACAAAGCAGCAGCAGTCAGCAGTGGTCAGCAGCAGGAGCACCAAGATGTACTTTCCTCCACTACTGACGGTGGACTGATGCTTGAGGCTCTGTGACACCAACCTTATATACCCCTGAGGCCACCAGGCAATGACGTCACAGCGTACTGAGAGGCCCGACGCTGGTTCCTCTTGAGACTGGCGGCGGCTGAGGGGCTGAAGGAGGCTTGTTGACGCAGAGGGAGGGGCTGACGAAGGCAATGACACCCGTTGAGGTCTGCCTGGACGCTAAGGAAACATTGCGAAGgttaaagagaaaatgaaatatcAATTGGTAAACatagtaaaggagaaaaaaagtaaataaattgaatATCCTTGCatttgtatttgtgtatttctttatttttatttgtgaacgaaaggaaatgatgtgaaaacctgaagaaattgaaaaacagaaaaaaattaacattcgTGCATTTATAATTGTAAATTTGTGCATTTACAGTCGTGGACAAAAGCAAATATAAGTGAAaagctaaagaaaagaaaaaagatgcataaaaataattaaagacgATATAAATTACAAATatggttatttattttaccattcattattatcatgaaaACAAGGCATAAAACTGaacgaaaagaaatatttagtaatagataaactaatgaaatatatatatatatatatatatatatatatatatatatatatatatatatatatatatatatatatatatatatatatatatatatatatatatatatatacatatatagatcAGTCGTTGCAGAATTTTCTTCTTAACATATTCCTTTACACACTATTTctcaaacgaaaaaaaaaaaaaataagaaaaaaattcagtttctttatattttgttcCTTACGCtacatttgtttttgttgtatttgttgctgttgttgttatgtttatattcttgttatttttctcgcTCTTGGTTGtctccttgttcttcatttccactgttttttttatagttaatactttgttgttgttgttgttgttgttgttgttgttgttgttgttgttgttgttgttgttgttgttgttgttgctgctgctgctgctgctgctgctgttgctcttgttcttcttgttcttgttgatattttcttctcttcttcccttgttgttgttgttgttgttgttgttgttgttgctgctgctgctgctgctgctgctgctgctgctgctgttgttgttgttgttgttgttgttgttgttgttgttgttgttgtcgttgttactGCTCCTGTTActgctattcctcctcctcttcttcttctctaccaccaccaccaccaccaccaccaccaccaccacctcctcctcctcctcctcctcctcctcctcctcctcctcctcctcctcctccttctcctcgtcttctaggacaaacattttttttaaatttatgcaGACAGGCTGAAGGACCAAACAGCCAAGCCAAGGACACACGGacgcggaaaaaaaagaaaagaaaagaacaaatggaCAGACGGAAAAACACTGCTTTCCGGAACTGCAGACCAAAATATTTCCATCCCAGATACTTTGAATTTCCCTTTCTACGgagggaaagacaaagaaacaaaaaaagggaggaaaaattattgatattccttcctttattgtttGTGAGTGACGACGAAACTGATTCCGTCCGTCATTTCCTTCAtattgcatacacacacacacacacacacacacacacacacacacacacacacacacacacacacacacactcacacagacacacatggaCACGTACAGCAAActttttacctccttcccttGTTGATTAACTAATAGAATTAAGGACTCAATTCTCCCTCGCCTCTCACTTTTACTCTCCCTAGCCTTCACCACTCTCCcccatttcccttctcttctctctcgccTCCACGCTTTCTTCagccttcctccattccctcatttccctttaaactccctccttcctccctctcctttgtttaatctttgcttctctctttgtctcttacctaacctttccttattcttccttccttccctttcttcctcttctccttcatctcactactttctccttttctttattctctccttttgaTTCTTATTTAActtccttattcttattctttctccctttgcATTCTTCTCCCTTAaacctttccttatctttccttctttaatctccttatttatcctatttcttcattcactccattcgtttcttatttaatttccctattccttctctttctccctttgcattcttctcccttcctttcccctttatcacccttttttcactcattcctttcAGTCGTTAGCTAGTTTCCCTATTTcctattatttcttccctttaaactctcccttcctttcctttcctttgtgtctttctTCCCGTCTTTCCCTTTgcctctctccgtccctctctcacccttccatcttttgtctctctccttctctcctatttGCTCCTGCCACCTTTGCACAACCTCTCTTCcccccctttttccttcatcttccccccTACCTCTACCCCTtccccccccactctccctgCTTGCTCCCGAAATTCCCTTAAAATAGTTGAGTCACTGGCCATGAATCTCCTGAGTAAATAttgagtctctctctttctctctctctctctctctctctctctctctctctctctctctctctctctctctctctctctctctctctctctctctgatgccttttttttttctttattccttcattatcaTTTAATTACTCTTCATCTCCGGGTTCATATGTAcctgcaggaggagcaggagaagaagggaggaggaggaggaggaggaggaggaggagcaggaggaagaagagaacgtgGTAAGAGTGAATAAGCAAATGGCGTAATAAAGGCATACATGTACGAATACAGGCATaaagaataaacacacacacacacacacacacacacacacacacacacacacacacacacacacacacacacacacacacacacacacatacatacatacacacacacctcactatTCATGAGTacgaagaaagaagtgagagaaaccttgcaaaagagagagagagagagagagagagagagagag carries:
- the LOC135110111 gene encoding acanthoscurrin-1-like, whose protein sequence is MGVLIDVNRCVSRPGRPQRVSLPSSAPPSASTSLLQPLSRRQSQEEPASGLSVRCDVIAWWPQGYIRLVSQSLKHQSTVSSGGKYILVLLLLTTADCCCFVFVSSFISLKMRPLIALVLASALLMVYVEAGHLGGGKGGGFGGGIGGGFGGGGGGGGGGGGGGGGGFGGGYGNGGGSGGGIGGGGGGGHGNGGSGCGHGGCGQGGGSGGGFGGGGHGNGGSGGCGHGGCGQGGGSGGGFGGGGGGGGGGSGGGFGGGGGGGHGNGGTGCGYSGCGHQSGGSGGGFGGGDSYGK